In the Kitasatospora terrestris genome, one interval contains:
- a CDS encoding sulfurtransferase — MTSASSPIISAADLAAALDSDRPPVLLDIRWQLGGPPGAEEYAAGHLPGAHYLDLDRELAAPPGAAGRHPLPDPEVLGAALRRAGVTADRPVVVYDAGPATSAARAWWLLRWAGHGDVRVLDGGLAAWRDAGRPLDTAVPADGDGDFKVVPGGLPAVDADGAAELARTGLLLDARAGERYRGEVEPIDPRAGHIPGAVSAPTTENLTADGRFRPAAELAARFAALGVAPGTRVGVYCGSGVTASHELLALEIAGHPGAALYPGSWSEWCALGR, encoded by the coding sequence ATGACCTCCGCCAGTTCGCCGATCATCTCGGCCGCCGACCTCGCCGCCGCGCTCGACAGCGACCGCCCGCCGGTCCTGCTGGACATCCGCTGGCAGCTGGGCGGCCCGCCCGGCGCCGAGGAGTACGCCGCCGGACACCTCCCCGGCGCCCACTACCTCGACCTCGACCGGGAACTCGCCGCCCCGCCCGGCGCCGCCGGCCGCCACCCGCTGCCCGACCCGGAGGTGCTGGGTGCCGCCCTGCGCCGCGCGGGCGTCACCGCCGACCGGCCGGTGGTGGTCTACGACGCCGGGCCGGCCACCTCCGCCGCCCGCGCCTGGTGGCTGCTGCGCTGGGCCGGGCACGGCGACGTCCGCGTCCTGGACGGCGGACTCGCGGCCTGGCGCGACGCCGGCCGCCCGCTCGACACCGCGGTGCCCGCCGACGGCGACGGCGACTTCAAGGTGGTGCCCGGCGGGCTGCCCGCGGTCGACGCCGACGGTGCCGCCGAGCTCGCCCGCACCGGGCTGCTGCTCGACGCCCGCGCGGGCGAGCGCTACCGCGGCGAGGTCGAGCCGATCGACCCCAGGGCCGGCCACATCCCCGGCGCGGTCTCCGCCCCCACCACGGAGAACCTGACCGCCGACGGCCGGTTCCGGCCCGCGGCCGAGCTGGCCGCCCGCTTCGCCGCGCTCGGCGTCGCACCGGGCACGCGGGTCGGCGTCTACTGCGGCTCCGGCGTCACCGCCTCGCACGAGCTGCTCGCACTGGAGATCGCCGGCCACCCGGGCGCGGCCCTCTACCCGGGCTCGTGGAGCGAATGGTGCGCGCTGGGGCGTTGA
- the sepH gene encoding septation protein SepH, whose product MTSAGTTREVTVPELRVVAVSNDGTRLVLKAADSTEYTLPIDERLRAAVRGDRPRLGQIEIEVESHLRPRDIQARIRAGASAEEVAQAAGISVERVRRFEGPVLAERAFMAERARKTAIRRHGESTGPQLGEAVAERLALRGAEKDTERWDSWRRDDGTWEVILAYRADGEGRSASWSYDPPRRLVQPNDDEARALIGENVEREEDSVFPFIPRIARLPQDRPARPMIERPSADRIMQTREVREAREAVAASGERDSLTSLLDVVPSYRGELTPVGPTLEPAAAEEPEEVEETAAPAASVGAGSAYADILMPRSVAPHRERLVGTTDRQAEADGVRPGRRATVPSWDEIVFGSRRKKPE is encoded by the coding sequence GTGACGTCGGCAGGCACCACCCGGGAGGTAACCGTGCCCGAACTGCGGGTTGTGGCCGTCAGCAACGACGGCACACGGCTGGTGCTCAAGGCTGCCGACTCCACGGAGTACACCCTTCCCATCGACGAGCGGCTGCGCGCCGCCGTCCGGGGCGACCGGCCGCGGCTCGGCCAGATCGAGATCGAGGTCGAGAGCCACCTCCGCCCCCGGGACATCCAGGCGCGGATACGAGCAGGCGCCTCGGCCGAGGAGGTCGCGCAGGCCGCCGGCATCTCGGTCGAGCGGGTGCGCCGCTTCGAGGGCCCGGTGCTGGCCGAGCGCGCCTTCATGGCGGAGCGGGCGCGGAAGACCGCGATCCGCCGGCACGGCGAGTCCACCGGCCCGCAGCTCGGCGAGGCGGTCGCGGAGCGGCTCGCGCTGCGCGGCGCCGAGAAGGACACCGAGCGTTGGGACTCCTGGCGCCGCGACGACGGCACCTGGGAGGTCATCCTGGCCTACCGCGCCGACGGCGAGGGCCGCAGCGCGAGCTGGTCGTACGACCCGCCCCGCCGGCTGGTCCAGCCGAACGACGACGAGGCGCGCGCGCTGATCGGCGAGAACGTGGAACGCGAGGAGGACTCCGTCTTCCCGTTCATCCCGCGGATCGCCAGGCTGCCCCAGGACCGCCCGGCCCGCCCGATGATCGAGCGGCCCTCGGCCGACCGGATCATGCAGACCCGGGAGGTCCGCGAGGCCCGCGAGGCGGTCGCCGCCTCCGGCGAGCGGGATTCGCTGACCAGCCTGCTCGACGTGGTGCCCTCGTACCGCGGCGAGCTGACCCCGGTCGGTCCGACGCTGGAGCCCGCCGCCGCGGAGGAGCCGGAGGAGGTCGAGGAGACCGCCGCCCCGGCCGCCAGCGTCGGTGCGGGGTCCGCGTACGCCGACATCCTGATGCCGCGTTCGGTGGCGCCGCACCGCGAGCGGCTGGTCGGCACCACCGACCGGCAGGCCGAGGCGGACGGCGTCCGCCCGGGCCGCCGGGCGACGGTGCCCAGCTGGGACGAGATCGTCTTCGGCAGCCGCCGCAAGAAGCCGGAGTAG
- a CDS encoding D-arabinono-1,4-lactone oxidase, which yields MPHRPTTDGWRNWAGNQSARPGQVLSPAGAAELGEVIRAAAEAGRTVKAVGSGHSFTAIASAGDGVLIRPDRLTAVREIDRGAGTVTVESGLPLHRLNRLLAAAGLALTNMGDIEVQTVAGATSTGTHGTGRDSGSLAAQIRALEIVLADGTVRQCSPDENPELFQGARLGLGALGVISALTLAVEPAFLLTAHEQPMAFDDVLAAFDDLVAVNEHFEFYWFPHTDRCSTKRNNRSQGPAAPLPRFKEWLEDEFLSNTVWEGACRIGRRFPAVVPTIAQVASRAWSERSYTDLAHKVFTSPRTVRFVEMEYAVPRGAATTVLRELKALVERSNWRISFPVEVRVAPADDLWLSTASGRDTAYIAVHLYRGTAEQGYFTEVEKLMTAHQGRPHWGKLHTRDAEYLASVYPRFGDFTALRDEVDPQRVFGNDYLRRVLGA from the coding sequence ATGCCGCACCGCCCCACCACCGACGGCTGGCGCAACTGGGCCGGCAACCAGAGCGCCCGGCCCGGCCAGGTGCTCTCGCCGGCCGGCGCGGCGGAACTCGGCGAGGTGATCCGCGCGGCCGCGGAGGCGGGCCGGACGGTGAAGGCGGTCGGCTCCGGGCACTCGTTCACCGCCATCGCCTCCGCCGGGGACGGCGTGCTGATCCGCCCCGACCGGCTCACCGCCGTCCGCGAGATCGACCGCGGGGCGGGCACCGTCACCGTCGAGTCCGGGCTGCCGCTGCACCGGCTCAACCGCCTGCTCGCGGCCGCCGGCCTGGCACTGACCAACATGGGCGACATCGAGGTGCAGACCGTCGCCGGGGCCACCTCCACCGGCACCCACGGCACCGGCCGGGACTCCGGCTCGCTCGCCGCGCAGATCCGCGCCCTGGAGATCGTCCTCGCCGACGGCACCGTCAGGCAGTGCTCCCCCGACGAGAACCCCGAGCTCTTCCAGGGCGCCCGGCTCGGCCTCGGCGCACTCGGCGTGATCAGCGCCCTCACCCTCGCCGTCGAACCCGCCTTCCTGCTCACCGCGCACGAGCAGCCGATGGCCTTCGACGACGTGCTCGCCGCCTTCGACGACCTCGTCGCCGTCAACGAGCACTTCGAGTTCTACTGGTTCCCGCACACCGACCGCTGCTCCACCAAGCGCAACAACCGCAGCCAGGGCCCGGCCGCGCCGCTGCCCCGGTTCAAGGAGTGGCTGGAGGACGAGTTCCTCTCCAACACCGTCTGGGAGGGCGCCTGCCGGATCGGCCGCCGCTTCCCGGCCGTCGTCCCCACCATCGCCCAGGTCGCCAGCCGCGCCTGGTCGGAGCGCAGCTACACCGACCTCGCGCACAAGGTCTTCACCAGCCCGCGCACCGTCCGCTTCGTCGAGATGGAGTACGCGGTGCCGCGCGGGGCGGCCACCACCGTGCTGCGCGAGCTCAAGGCTCTGGTCGAGCGCTCGAACTGGCGGATCAGCTTCCCCGTCGAGGTCCGGGTCGCCCCCGCGGACGACCTGTGGCTGTCCACCGCGAGCGGCCGCGACACCGCCTACATCGCCGTCCACCTGTACCGCGGCACCGCCGAGCAGGGCTACTTCACCGAGGTGGAGAAGCTGATGACCGCCCACCAGGGCCGCCCGCACTGGGGCAAGCTGCACACCCGCGACGCCGAGTACCTGGCCTCGGTCTACCCGCGCTTCGGCGACTTCACCGCCCTGCGCGACGAGGTCGACCCGCAGCGGGTCTTCGGCAACGACTACCTGCGCCGGGTGCTCGGCGCCTGA
- a CDS encoding MFS transporter, which produces MLSSYRQIFAAPGTLAFSASGLVARLPISMTGIGIVTMLAQTRGSFGLGGALSAVLAVSAAVLGPRVSWMVDRYGQRRVALPAMALTIASASALLASARLGAPDWTLFLFAVGMGAMPSTGSMVRARWANLYSSQPPRLHTAYSFEAVVDELCFIVGPILAVWLATAFFPEAGLALAGVFLLVGVVLFTAQRSTEPPVHPSAHHSGESAIRSAGLQVLVATFVAVGAIFGSVEVVTVAFAKAQGDTASSGPVLAVYAAGSCLAGAVFGTLRLTGSMAVRFLVGVTAMAASMVPLVIAARMHGTGGLVAVGVALFVAGLAISPTLITAMALVERLVPAAKLTEGMTWTTTGLALGVALGSSAGGLVVDAAGARAGYWVALGAALFGALVAYAGLPRLRGGLDRAEEEAEELTEALG; this is translated from the coding sequence GTGCTGTCCAGCTACCGCCAGATCTTCGCCGCACCCGGCACGCTGGCCTTCTCCGCCAGCGGCCTGGTGGCCCGGCTGCCGATCTCGATGACCGGCATCGGCATCGTGACCATGCTGGCCCAGACCCGCGGCTCCTTCGGCCTCGGCGGCGCGCTCTCCGCGGTGCTCGCGGTCTCCGCCGCCGTCCTCGGCCCCCGGGTCTCCTGGATGGTCGACCGGTACGGGCAGCGCCGGGTCGCGCTCCCCGCGATGGCGCTCACCATCGCCTCCGCGAGCGCCCTGCTCGCGAGCGCCCGGCTCGGCGCCCCGGACTGGACGCTGTTCCTCTTCGCCGTCGGCATGGGCGCCATGCCGAGCACCGGGTCGATGGTCCGGGCCCGCTGGGCGAACCTCTACAGCTCCCAGCCGCCCAGGCTGCACACCGCGTACTCCTTCGAGGCGGTGGTGGACGAGCTGTGCTTCATCGTCGGGCCGATCCTCGCCGTCTGGCTGGCCACCGCCTTCTTCCCCGAGGCCGGCCTGGCCCTGGCCGGGGTGTTCCTGCTGGTGGGCGTGGTGCTGTTCACCGCGCAGCGGTCCACCGAGCCGCCGGTCCACCCCTCCGCGCACCACTCCGGCGAGTCGGCGATCCGCTCCGCCGGCCTCCAGGTGCTGGTCGCGACCTTCGTCGCGGTCGGCGCGATCTTCGGCTCGGTCGAGGTCGTCACCGTGGCCTTCGCCAAGGCCCAGGGCGACACCGCCTCCTCCGGCCCCGTCCTCGCGGTCTACGCGGCCGGCTCCTGCCTCGCCGGGGCGGTCTTCGGAACGCTGCGGCTCACCGGGTCGATGGCGGTGCGGTTCCTGGTCGGCGTCACCGCGATGGCCGCCTCCATGGTGCCGCTGGTGATCGCAGCCCGGATGCACGGCACCGGCGGCCTGGTCGCCGTCGGCGTCGCCCTGTTCGTCGCCGGGCTCGCCATCTCCCCGACCCTGATCACCGCGATGGCGCTGGTCGAACGGCTCGTCCCGGCCGCGAAGCTCACCGAGGGCATGACCTGGACCACCACCGGCCTCGCCCTGGGCGTCGCCCTCGGCTCCTCGGCCGGCGGCCTGGTGGTCGACGCCGCGGGCGCCCGCGCCGGTTACTGGGTGGCCCTGGGGGCGGCCCTCTTCGGCGCCCTGGTCGCCTACGCCGGGCTCCCGCGCCTGCGCGGCGGGCTGGACCGCGCCGAGGAGGAGGCCGAGGAGCTCACCGAAGCCCTCGGGTGA
- a CDS encoding ferrochelatase, with the protein MSDSRTLTDHAPYDALLLLSFGGPEAPEDVVPFLENVTRGRGIPKERLTEVGKHYFLFGGVSPINAQNRELLAALRKDFAEHGLGLPVYWGNRNWAPYLVDTLREIAADGHRRILVLATSAYAGYSGCRQYRENLADALAQLAAEGAPELAVDKLRHFYNHPGFVRPMVDATLAALAELPAGVRDGARIAFTTHSIPTAMADTSGDPEDPARELPGGAYVAQHLDVARLVAEAVAEATGVADRPWELVYQSRSGAPHIPWLEPDICDHLEAQHADGAPAVVMVPIGFVSDHMEVKYDLDTEALAKAAELGLPAARAATVGTDPRFTAAVRELVLERAAGERGEPVARCALGALGASHDVCAVACCPNPRAPRPAAAQR; encoded by the coding sequence ATGTCCGACTCGCGCACCCTCACCGACCACGCGCCCTACGACGCGCTGCTGCTGCTCTCCTTCGGCGGCCCGGAGGCCCCCGAGGACGTGGTCCCGTTCCTGGAGAACGTCACCCGCGGCCGGGGCATCCCCAAGGAGCGGCTGACCGAGGTCGGCAAGCACTACTTCCTGTTCGGCGGGGTCAGCCCGATCAACGCGCAGAACCGCGAGCTGCTGGCCGCGCTGCGCAAGGACTTCGCCGAACACGGCCTCGGCCTGCCGGTCTACTGGGGCAACCGCAACTGGGCGCCCTACCTGGTCGACACCCTGCGCGAGATCGCGGCCGACGGCCACCGCCGGATCCTGGTGCTCGCCACCAGCGCGTACGCCGGCTACTCGGGCTGCCGCCAGTACCGGGAGAACCTGGCCGACGCGCTCGCGCAGCTGGCCGCCGAGGGCGCGCCCGAGCTGGCCGTCGACAAGCTGCGGCACTTCTACAACCACCCGGGCTTCGTGCGGCCGATGGTCGACGCCACCCTGGCGGCCCTCGCCGAGCTGCCCGCCGGCGTGCGCGACGGCGCCCGGATCGCCTTCACCACGCACTCGATCCCGACCGCCATGGCGGACACCTCCGGAGACCCGGAGGACCCGGCCCGCGAGCTGCCCGGCGGCGCCTACGTCGCCCAGCACCTGGACGTCGCCCGGCTGGTCGCCGAGGCCGTCGCCGAGGCCACCGGCGTCGCCGACCGCCCGTGGGAGCTGGTCTACCAGTCCCGCAGCGGCGCCCCGCACATCCCCTGGCTGGAGCCGGACATCTGCGACCACCTGGAGGCGCAGCACGCCGACGGCGCCCCGGCCGTGGTGATGGTCCCGATCGGCTTCGTCTCGGACCACATGGAGGTCAAGTACGACCTCGACACCGAGGCGCTGGCCAAGGCCGCCGAGCTCGGCCTGCCCGCCGCCCGGGCCGCCACCGTCGGCACCGACCCGCGGTTCACCGCCGCGGTGCGCGAGCTGGTGCTGGAGCGCGCCGCCGGCGAGCGCGGCGAGCCCGTCGCGCGCTGTGCGCTCGGCGCGCTCGGCGCGAGCCACGACGTGTGCGCCGTCGCCTGCTGCCCCAACCCGCGCGCCCCCCGCCCCGCCGCCGCCCAGCGCTGA
- a CDS encoding inositol monophosphatase family protein — protein sequence MPSPDLLDELLALATEAATAAGALLRDGRPADLGVAATKSSPVDVVTEMDLASEKLVLELISGRRPADGYLGEEGADRPGTSGVRWVVDPLDGTVNYLYGLPNWAVSVAAEVDGEAVVGVVFAPVRGELFHAVRGGGAYLDGRPIAGRPAPEWGRALLATGFAYVQETRVRQARVLAELMPEARDVRRGGSAALDLCDLAAGRLDGYYERGLAPWDRAAGLLVVREAGLLAQGPARGEHTGLTLAAPAGTFERLRERLTELGA from the coding sequence GTGCCCAGCCCCGACCTGCTGGACGAACTGCTCGCCCTGGCCACCGAGGCCGCCACCGCGGCCGGCGCCCTGCTGCGCGACGGCCGCCCCGCCGACCTCGGCGTCGCGGCGACCAAGAGCAGCCCGGTCGACGTGGTCACCGAGATGGACCTGGCCTCCGAGAAGCTCGTCCTGGAACTGATCTCCGGCCGGCGCCCCGCCGACGGCTACCTCGGCGAGGAGGGCGCCGACCGGCCCGGCACCAGCGGCGTCCGCTGGGTCGTCGACCCGCTCGACGGCACGGTCAACTACCTGTACGGGCTGCCCAACTGGGCGGTCAGCGTGGCCGCCGAGGTGGACGGCGAGGCGGTGGTCGGCGTGGTGTTCGCGCCGGTGCGCGGCGAGCTGTTCCACGCGGTGCGCGGCGGCGGGGCCTACCTGGACGGCCGTCCGATCGCCGGCCGGCCCGCCCCCGAGTGGGGCCGGGCGCTGCTGGCCACCGGCTTCGCGTACGTCCAGGAGACCCGCGTCCGGCAGGCGCGGGTGCTGGCCGAGCTGATGCCCGAGGCCCGGGACGTCCGGCGGGGCGGCTCGGCCGCCCTCGACCTGTGCGACCTGGCCGCGGGCCGGCTGGACGGCTACTACGAGCGCGGCCTAGCGCCCTGGGACCGGGCGGCCGGCCTGCTGGTGGTCCGCGAGGCCGGACTGCTCGCGCAGGGCCCCGCCCGGGGCGAGCACACCGGCCTGACCCTCGCCGCCCCCGCCGGCACCTTCGAGCGCCTGCGGGAGCGGCTGACCGAGCTCGGCGCCTGA
- a CDS encoding response regulator transcription factor — translation MRVLVVEDEQLLAEAVATGLRREAMAVDVVYDGEAALQRIAVNDYDVVVLDRDLPLVHGDDVCRRVVEQGLATRVIMLTASGDISDRVEGLEIGADDYLPKPFAFSELVARVRALGRRATVPLPPVLERAGISLDPGRREVIRDGRTVQLAPKEFAVLEVLMRAGGAVVSAEQLLEKAWDEHTDPFTNVVRVTVMTLRRKLGDPPVIITVPGSGYRI, via the coding sequence GTGCGGGTTCTCGTCGTCGAGGACGAGCAGCTGCTCGCCGAGGCCGTCGCGACCGGTCTGCGCCGCGAGGCGATGGCCGTCGACGTGGTCTACGACGGAGAGGCGGCCCTGCAGCGGATCGCCGTCAACGACTACGACGTGGTCGTCCTCGACCGCGACCTGCCGCTGGTGCACGGCGACGACGTCTGCCGCCGGGTGGTGGAGCAGGGCCTGGCCACCCGCGTGATCATGCTCACCGCCTCCGGTGACATCTCCGACCGGGTCGAGGGCCTGGAGATCGGCGCCGACGACTACCTGCCCAAGCCCTTCGCCTTCAGCGAGCTGGTCGCCCGGGTCCGGGCGCTCGGCCGCCGCGCCACCGTCCCGCTGCCGCCCGTCCTGGAGCGGGCCGGCATCAGTCTGGACCCGGGCCGCCGCGAGGTGATCCGGGACGGCCGCACCGTCCAGCTGGCCCCCAAGGAGTTCGCCGTCCTGGAGGTCCTGATGCGGGCCGGCGGCGCCGTGGTCTCCGCCGAGCAGCTGCTGGAGAAGGCCTGGGACGAGCACACCGACCCCTTCACCAACGTCGTCCGGGTCACCGTGATGACCCTGCGCCGCAAGCTCGGGGACCCGCCGGTGATCATCACCGTGCCCGGCTCCGGCTACCGGATCTGA
- a CDS encoding HAMP domain-containing sensor histidine kinase, translating into MTTPPPAGGAPGAPAGGPGPVPPRPPHPPHPALTAHRPGRRTEHRAEERYHPGDGLFAWLSLRPTIRIRLTLLYGGMFLMAGVVLLLLMYYFVRQSLQDAALPHLVLKGQNITVETPDGLQITNQATLDRWLANYQTVQSNAALNTLLRQALTALVCLAVIAFAAGYAMAGRVLHPLGRITRTAREVAGSDLHRRIELDGPDDELKELADTFDDMLERLDRAFDSQRRFVSNASHELRTPLAINRTLLEVQLSDPEASPDLQQLGKTLLATNERSEQLVEGLLLLARSENEITERRPVEMSEVALRAVEQVKPEATGREVTLRTDLQAAPVTGNGVLLERVALNLLQNGVRYNSPDGWVEITTRSVPGGGGELVVSNTGPVVPGYELEHIFEPFRRIKGADRTRSDKGVGLGLSIVRSVVRAHGGTIEAVPRPGGGLRIQVRVP; encoded by the coding sequence ATGACCACCCCGCCACCCGCCGGCGGGGCCCCCGGCGCGCCCGCCGGCGGCCCGGGGCCGGTACCGCCGCGCCCGCCCCACCCCCCGCACCCGGCGCTCACCGCGCACCGACCGGGCCGCCGCACCGAGCACCGGGCGGAGGAGCGCTACCACCCCGGCGACGGCCTGTTCGCCTGGCTGTCGCTGCGCCCCACCATCCGGATCAGGCTCACCCTGCTGTACGGCGGGATGTTCCTGATGGCCGGCGTCGTCCTGCTGCTGCTGATGTACTACTTCGTCCGCCAGTCGCTCCAGGACGCCGCCCTGCCGCACCTGGTGCTCAAGGGCCAGAACATCACCGTCGAGACGCCGGACGGCCTGCAGATCACCAACCAGGCCACCCTGGACCGCTGGCTGGCCAACTACCAGACCGTGCAGTCCAACGCGGCGCTCAACACCCTGCTGCGCCAGGCCCTGACCGCGCTGGTCTGCCTGGCCGTGATCGCCTTCGCGGCCGGCTACGCGATGGCCGGCCGGGTGCTGCACCCGCTCGGCCGGATCACCCGCACCGCCCGCGAGGTGGCCGGTTCCGACCTGCACCGGCGGATCGAGCTGGACGGGCCGGACGACGAGCTCAAGGAGCTCGCCGACACCTTCGACGACATGCTGGAGCGGCTCGACCGCGCCTTCGACTCGCAGCGCAGGTTCGTCTCGAACGCCTCGCACGAGCTGCGCACCCCGCTGGCGATCAACCGCACCCTGCTGGAGGTCCAGCTCTCGGACCCCGAGGCCTCGCCCGACCTGCAGCAGCTCGGCAAGACCCTGCTGGCCACCAACGAGCGCAGCGAGCAGCTGGTCGAGGGCCTGCTGCTGCTCGCCCGCAGCGAGAACGAGATCACCGAGCGCCGCCCGGTGGAGATGTCCGAGGTCGCGCTGCGCGCCGTCGAACAGGTCAAGCCGGAGGCCACCGGCCGCGAGGTCACCCTGCGCACCGACCTGCAGGCGGCCCCGGTGACCGGCAACGGCGTGCTGCTGGAGCGGGTCGCGCTCAACCTGCTGCAGAACGGCGTGCGCTACAACAGCCCGGACGGCTGGGTGGAGATCACCACCAGGTCTGTCCCCGGCGGCGGCGGTGAGCTGGTGGTCTCCAACACCGGCCCGGTGGTGCCCGGGTACGAGCTGGAGCACATCTTCGAGCCGTTCCGCCGGATCAAGGGCGCCGACCGCACCCGCAGCGACAAGGGCGTGGGCCTCGGGCTGTCCATCGTGCGCTCGGTCGTCCGTGCCCACGGCGGCACCATCGAGGCCGTCCCCCGCCCCGGCGGCGGCCTGCGGATCCAGGTCCGCGTGCCCTAG
- a CDS encoding acyl-ACP desaturase, producing the protein MTIAPVQRTATSGWTDARLILELEQVVETELNRHLKVAKEWMPHEYVPWSRGRDFDGVLGGEAWSVEQSQVTPLARISLVVNLLTEDNLPSYHHEIATMFGREGAWGTWVHRWTAEEGRHGIAIRDYLLATRAVDPVELERARMAHMSEGFESDNSHSMLHSVAYVAFQELATRIAHRNTGHHSGDPLCDQLLAKIANDENLHMVFYRNLLKAALEIAPDQAMRAIADVVTDFRMPGHGMPGFERSAVQIAVGNVYNLRIHHDDVLQPVLRNLKVMEIDGLGPEGARAQQELGVFLEGLDAQATKFDERQAAMLARRAAAAARK; encoded by the coding sequence GTGACCATCGCACCCGTGCAGCGCACCGCCACCTCCGGTTGGACCGACGCCCGGCTGATCCTCGAACTCGAACAGGTCGTCGAGACCGAGCTCAACCGGCACCTGAAGGTCGCCAAGGAGTGGATGCCGCACGAGTACGTGCCGTGGAGCCGGGGCCGCGACTTCGACGGCGTGCTCGGCGGCGAGGCGTGGTCGGTCGAGCAGTCCCAGGTGACCCCGCTGGCCCGGATCTCGCTGGTGGTCAACCTGCTCACCGAGGACAACCTGCCGAGCTACCACCACGAGATCGCGACCATGTTCGGCCGCGAGGGCGCCTGGGGCACCTGGGTGCACCGCTGGACCGCCGAGGAGGGCCGGCACGGCATAGCCATCCGCGACTACCTGCTCGCCACCCGGGCCGTCGACCCGGTGGAGCTGGAGCGGGCCCGGATGGCGCACATGTCCGAGGGCTTCGAGTCCGACAACTCGCACAGCATGCTGCACTCCGTGGCGTACGTGGCCTTCCAGGAGCTCGCCACCCGGATCGCCCACCGCAACACCGGCCACCACTCCGGCGACCCGCTCTGCGACCAGCTGCTGGCCAAGATCGCCAACGACGAGAACCTGCACATGGTCTTCTACCGGAACCTGCTGAAGGCCGCCCTGGAGATCGCCCCCGACCAGGCCATGCGCGCCATCGCGGACGTGGTCACCGACTTCCGGATGCCCGGCCACGGCATGCCCGGCTTCGAGCGCTCCGCCGTCCAGATCGCCGTCGGCAACGTGTACAACCTGCGCATCCACCACGACGACGTGCTGCAGCCCGTGCTGCGCAACCTCAAGGTGATGGAGATCGACGGCCTCGGCCCCGAGGGCGCCCGCGCCCAGCAGGAGCTCGGCGTCTTCCTGGAGGGCCTGGACGCCCAGGCCACCAAGTTCGACGAGCGCCAGGCCGCGATGCTGGCCCGCCGGGCCGCAGCTGCCGCCCGGAAGTGA
- a CDS encoding DUF4193 domain-containing protein, with protein sequence MATDYDTPRKTDDDLNEDSIEELKARRNEKSSGSVDVDEYDAAEGLELPGADLSNEELSVRVLPRQADEFTCFKCFLVHHRSQLYSEKNGQPICRDCGA encoded by the coding sequence ATGGCAACCGATTACGACACCCCACGCAAGACCGATGACGACCTCAACGAGGACAGCATCGAGGAGCTGAAGGCCCGCCGGAACGAGAAGTCCTCCGGTTCGGTCGACGTCGACGAGTACGACGCCGCCGAAGGCCTTGAGCTCCCCGGAGCCGACCTCTCCAACGAGGAGCTGTCGGTCCGAGTGCTGCCCCGCCAGGCCGACGAGTTCACTTGCTTCAAGTGCTTCCTCGTCCACCACCGCAGCCAGCTGTACAGCGAGAAGAACGGCCAGCCGATCTGCCGGGACTGCGGGGCCTGA
- a CDS encoding DUF3093 domain-containing protein, giving the protein MYDERLTVPRSWWLLPIAVGVSLALILLRFSGVAALAGLVVGVVAGAAALSSYGSARIRVVQGSLVAGQARIPVSALGAAEVLDPAEAVAWRGVKANPRAFMLLRSYVPTALKVEVTDPADPTPYLYLSTRSPQRLADALGQAARGGRAQ; this is encoded by the coding sequence ATGTACGACGAACGTCTCACCGTCCCCCGCTCCTGGTGGCTGCTGCCGATCGCGGTCGGGGTCTCGCTCGCCCTGATCCTGCTGCGCTTCAGCGGGGTGGCCGCGCTGGCCGGCCTGGTCGTCGGGGTGGTCGCGGGCGCGGCCGCGCTGAGCAGCTACGGCTCGGCCCGGATCCGGGTGGTCCAGGGGTCGCTGGTGGCCGGGCAGGCCCGGATCCCGGTGTCGGCGCTCGGCGCGGCCGAGGTGCTCGACCCGGCGGAGGCGGTGGCGTGGCGCGGGGTGAAGGCGAATCCGCGGGCCTTCATGCTGCTGCGCAGCTACGTGCCGACGGCGCTGAAGGTGGAGGTGACCGATCCGGCCGATCCGACGCCGTACCTCTACCTGTCGACGCGCTCCCCCCAGCGGCTGGCGGACGCCCTCGGGCAGGCGGCCCGGGGAGGGCGCGCCCAGTAG